A window of Staphylococcus sp. 17KM0847 contains these coding sequences:
- a CDS encoding MTH1187 family thiamine-binding protein, which translates to MAIADVVVIPVGTEGPSVSKYIAEIQTKLETFKKEGKIDYQLTPMNTLIEGDLKDLFEVIQAIHELPFNKGLDRVCTNIRIDDRRDISRKMNDKLVSVQKHLQ; encoded by the coding sequence ATGGCTATTGCAGATGTTGTTGTTATCCCAGTAGGTACAGAAGGACCAAGCGTCAGCAAATATATTGCAGAGATTCAAACCAAACTTGAAACATTTAAAAAAGAAGGTAAAATTGACTATCAACTTACACCAATGAACACGCTTATTGAAGGAGACTTGAAAGATTTATTTGAAGTGATTCAAGCGATTCATGAATTGCCGTTTAATAAAGGATTAGATCGAGTTTGTACAAATATTCGCATTGATGATCGCCGCGATATTTCTCGTAAAATGAACGATAAACTTGTATCAGTACAAAAACACTTACAGTAA
- a CDS encoding MBL fold metallo-hydrolase: MQLSSLTLGFVETNTYFVENSTELILIDPAGEPDKILKKIASIDKPLIAILLTHAHFDHIAALDAILSQYQVPVYMHKNEIDFLTNPNKNGSAKFQSYGLPIITSTATPEILDEGHYEIGHFSIDVLHTPGHSPGSLTYVFESFAIVGDTLFNNGIGRTDLYKGDYETLIDSIQDKIFELDEDLPLYPGHGASTTVAAEYLNPYLNG; encoded by the coding sequence ATGCAACTTTCTTCTTTAACTTTAGGATTTGTAGAAACGAATACTTACTTTGTTGAAAATAGCACTGAACTTATTCTTATTGATCCGGCTGGAGAACCAGATAAGATATTGAAAAAAATAGCTTCTATTGATAAGCCTCTAATTGCTATTTTATTAACACATGCTCACTTCGACCATATTGCAGCATTAGACGCTATTTTATCCCAATACCAAGTTCCTGTGTATATGCACAAGAACGAAATAGACTTCTTAACAAACCCAAATAAAAATGGTTCAGCAAAATTTCAATCCTATGGTTTACCCATAATAACCAGTACGGCAACACCTGAGATATTAGATGAAGGACATTATGAAATCGGTCATTTTTCAATAGATGTCTTACACACACCTGGACATTCACCAGGAAGTTTAACTTATGTCTTTGAATCTTTTGCTATTGTTGGGGACACTTTGTTCAACAATGGTATTGGTCGTACAGACCTTTATAAAGGTGATTACGAAACTTTAATTGATTCCATTCAAGATAAGATTTTTGAACTGGATGAGGATTTACCACTTTATCCGGGACATGGTGCATCGACAACCGTAGCAGCAGAGTATTTAAATCCTTATTTAAATGGATAA
- the comGA gene encoding competence type IV pilus ATPase ComGA: MQLLLDTVVQFALQKQASDIHFIPSQSQVEVKLRIKDELSLYDTLNLETYQRLLTLLKFQAGLDISSRHKAQSGRYIYHYENLYYLRVSTLPLNLGTESCVIRITPQYFQSETSDHAHDMGYIMEKKQGLILFSGPTGSGKSTLMYQMVLYAKQKLNLNVITIEDPVERILNGVTQISVNEKADITYNASLKAILRCDPDVILIGEIRDRTIAKEVLQASLSGHLVLSTIHANDCAGVLLRLIEMGISKQDLIQSLNLIINQRLITNTHRQRQLVYETMTQPQIEHFLCNQFQLPENFTSLDDKLKKLEQEGVIHATTLRKYKK, from the coding sequence ATGCAATTACTGTTAGATACTGTCGTACAGTTTGCGTTACAGAAACAAGCATCTGACATTCATTTTATTCCGTCTCAGTCACAAGTAGAAGTCAAATTACGCATTAAAGACGAATTATCTTTATATGACACATTAAACCTAGAAACCTACCAACGCTTATTAACATTACTTAAATTTCAAGCAGGACTGGATATCTCATCTCGTCACAAAGCACAAAGTGGGCGTTACATTTATCATTATGAAAATTTATACTATTTACGCGTTTCGACATTACCTTTAAATCTTGGCACTGAGAGTTGTGTTATTCGCATTACACCACAATATTTTCAATCGGAGACTTCAGATCATGCACATGATATGGGGTATATTATGGAGAAAAAACAGGGACTTATACTCTTTAGTGGTCCAACAGGCTCAGGTAAAAGCACACTTATGTATCAAATGGTACTTTATGCGAAACAAAAACTTAATTTAAACGTCATTACCATTGAAGATCCTGTGGAAAGAATATTAAATGGCGTGACGCAAATATCAGTCAATGAAAAAGCAGATATCACTTACAATGCATCACTCAAAGCAATATTACGTTGTGATCCAGATGTAATTTTAATTGGAGAAATCCGCGATCGTACTATTGCTAAAGAAGTATTACAAGCGAGTTTAAGCGGGCATCTCGTGTTATCTACAATACATGCCAATGACTGCGCAGGGGTATTACTTCGCTTGATTGAGATGGGCATATCGAAGCAAGACTTAATTCAATCATTAAATCTGATTATCAATCAAAGACTTATCACGAATACACATCGTCAACGTCAATTAGTATATGAAACGATGACACAACCACAAATTGAACATTTTTTATGCAATCAATTTCAACTACCTGAAAATTTTACAAGTTTAGATGATAAACTCAAAAAGTTAGAACAAGAAGGTGTAATTCATGCAACGACACTTCGCAAATATAAAAAATAG
- the comGB gene encoding competence type IV pilus assembly protein ComGB, which produces MQRHFANIKNRRTIGYIKSHHLLIMDRVNQLLQHGFTFVEAIQFVYQQLHVDHSDYTEKFNTLLNSGASCYEIFKFLKYPQVILMQLYFAEKYGVLTDTLTQCLIYYKKHKTLKSQFIKALQYPIILMIIFFILITILNATVMPEFDYMYDAMAIEQSLLQLTLSAFISHFTSIFLIIFIFGLVTYVLFRHWLQQRSMQQQINILTHLPLFNRYFRLFMTYQMSQQFVLFFKNGITMNDIVQIYLEQEESHFLKYIGEKLKTDIQKGDTFSNILSHLNCFEANFIDYIEQGEHRDKLDIELSIYNKFIMDHIQSFIKKHISLIQPIMFAFIGALVMAVYLVMMLPIFEMMQSIQQ; this is translated from the coding sequence ATGCAACGACACTTCGCAAATATAAAAAATAGACGCACCATTGGTTATATCAAATCACATCACCTTCTCATTATGGATCGAGTCAACCAATTGCTGCAACACGGCTTTACATTTGTGGAGGCGATTCAATTTGTCTACCAACAACTTCACGTAGATCATAGTGACTACACAGAAAAGTTTAATACCCTGTTAAATAGTGGTGCTTCCTGTTACGAAATCTTCAAGTTTCTAAAATATCCTCAAGTTATTTTAATGCAATTATACTTTGCTGAAAAATATGGTGTTTTGACCGACACATTAACACAATGTCTTATTTATTATAAAAAGCATAAGACACTTAAAAGTCAATTTATTAAAGCGCTTCAATACCCTATTATTCTAATGATTATCTTTTTCATTTTAATCACAATACTCAATGCAACAGTAATGCCTGAGTTCGATTATATGTATGATGCAATGGCAATCGAACAATCTCTCTTACAATTAACGCTAAGCGCTTTTATTTCTCACTTTACAAGTATTTTTCTCATCATTTTTATATTCGGATTAGTCACGTATGTCTTATTTCGACATTGGTTGCAACAGCGTTCTATGCAACAACAAATTAATATCCTCACACATTTACCACTATTCAATCGTTATTTTAGATTATTTATGACATATCAAATGTCACAACAATTTGTCTTATTTTTCAAGAATGGGATTACCATGAATGATATTGTACAAATTTATCTTGAACAAGAAGAGAGTCATTTTTTAAAGTATATTGGTGAAAAACTAAAAACAGATATTCAAAAAGGAGATACTTTTTCAAATATCTTATCTCATCTTAATTGCTTTGAGGCTAACTTTATTGATTATATTGAGCAGGGAGAGCATCGAGATAAACTTGATATTGAGTTATCAATTTACAATAAATTCATTATGGATCATATACAATCCTTTATCAAAAAGCATATTAGTTTAATTCAACCCATTATGTTTGCATTTATAGGGGCACTAGTTATGGCTGTGTATCTCGTTATGATGTTGCCCATATTTGAAATGATGCAATCTATCCAGCAATAG
- the comGC gene encoding competence type IV pilus major pilin ComGC, with amino-acid sequence MKRYILKLRQNKAFTLIEMLLVLLIISVLLVLIIPNISKQTDHIQKTGCKAQLKLVDSQIEAYTLKFSQPPNTIEDLVREGYIKESQKNCKTGQTISIRDGEAVAS; translated from the coding sequence ATGAAAAGATATATTTTGAAACTACGACAAAATAAGGCTTTTACGCTCATTGAAATGTTACTCGTTCTGCTTATCATTAGTGTACTACTTGTACTCATTATCCCAAATATTTCGAAACAAACAGATCATATTCAAAAGACGGGATGTAAAGCACAATTGAAACTTGTAGATAGTCAGATAGAAGCATATACTTTAAAGTTTAGTCAACCACCGAATACAATAGAGGACCTTGTTAGAGAAGGCTATATTAAAGAAAGTCAAAAAAATTGTAAAACGGGACAAACCATTTCTATCAGAGATGGTGAAGCTGTTGCATCATAA
- the comGD gene encoding competence type IV pilus minor pilin ComGD: MKLLHHKNGFTIIEMLIVLSIIALSIFLTLCVPKQLNLWNTTDYQIKQLTSKIDYYQSLAIKNKQTVLLLFRPYQNDIRIVQQDGTKYDLIPLDPLKLQKSSNLQRLAFNDKGHVTHFGRLDFQYQNSTFSLVFHIEQGRYRIIKYE, translated from the coding sequence GTGAAGCTGTTGCATCATAAAAATGGTTTTACAATAATTGAAATGCTTATCGTTTTATCCATTATTGCCTTATCTATTTTTCTCACACTATGTGTACCTAAACAGCTCAATTTATGGAATACAACAGACTACCAGATTAAACAACTTACAAGTAAAATTGATTATTATCAATCATTAGCAATCAAAAATAAACAAACTGTCCTTCTGCTTTTTCGTCCTTATCAAAATGATATACGTATCGTACAACAAGATGGCACAAAATATGATTTGATTCCATTGGACCCTTTGAAATTACAGAAAAGTAGTAACCTCCAGCGTTTGGCATTTAATGATAAAGGACATGTCACACATTTTGGAAGATTAGATTTTCAATATCAGAACAGTACATTTTCTTTAGTTTTTCACATTGAGCAAGGGAGGTACCGTATCATAAAGTATGAATAA
- a CDS encoding competence type IV pilus minor pilin ComGF, with product MSKSIHLPFIRRNNHCVLNKVLTTRHIVSQSNGFTMIESLFSLFVQLIIVTLIPLLLLSLANFKNTFANDESYTHELMVKEIGDQIHHPHFKSLMIKQNTLEVIHHHHVYTYRLSHLKIIKKVDGQGNITILNGVKKLQFTQMSKRLIQINMTYWQGRVWLEKSFIV from the coding sequence GTGTCGAAATCGATACATTTACCATTTATCCGACGCAACAATCATTGTGTATTAAACAAAGTACTTACAACAAGACATATTGTCTCCCAGTCAAACGGCTTCACAATGATTGAATCTCTTTTTTCATTATTTGTTCAACTGATCATTGTGACACTCATTCCTCTGCTTCTTTTATCTCTTGCAAACTTTAAAAATACTTTTGCCAATGATGAAAGTTATACACATGAATTAATGGTAAAAGAAATAGGAGATCAAATACACCATCCACATTTTAAAAGTTTAATGATTAAACAAAATACTTTGGAAGTAATACACCATCATCATGTTTATACGTATCGTTTGTCTCACTTGAAAATCATAAAAAAAGTCGACGGTCAAGGAAATATTACAATATTAAACGGTGTTAAAAAACTACAATTTACACAAATGAGTAAAAGACTCATTCAAATCAATATGACTTATTGGCAAGGGAGGGTATGGCTTGAAAAATCTTTTATCGTCTAA
- a CDS encoding shikimate kinase: MTTIHKPIIFIGFMGAGKTTIGQTLAQKYNLRFVDLDLFISESEKRSIPEIFQDEGEQAFRKYEYYYLNNVIDTYDIIATGGGILTNDQTFNYLKTVNAHIIWLDAPFPHLYSRIKNDNNRPNAANKDEAAVKSLYYKRISRYNEIAFSKIATDNSFEQILNEIEKVLCANDQY, translated from the coding sequence GTGACGACTATTCACAAACCAATCATTTTTATAGGGTTTATGGGTGCCGGGAAAACAACGATCGGACAGACTTTGGCACAGAAATACAATTTGCGTTTTGTTGATTTGGATCTGTTTATTAGTGAATCAGAAAAGCGTTCAATTCCTGAAATTTTTCAAGATGAAGGTGAACAAGCATTTAGAAAATATGAGTATTACTATTTAAATAATGTCATCGACACTTATGATATTATTGCAACCGGTGGTGGAATTCTTACAAATGACCAAACATTCAATTATTTAAAAACTGTGAATGCACATATTATTTGGCTAGATGCGCCATTCCCTCATTTGTATTCACGTATAAAAAATGACAATAATAGACCAAATGCCGCTAACAAAGATGAAGCAGCCGTAAAAAGCTTGTATTATAAACGTATTTCACGATATAATGAAATCGCATTCAGCAAGATTGCAACAGATAACAGCTTTGAACAGATTCTTAATGAAATTGAAAAAGTATTATGCGCGAATGACCAATATTAG
- the gcvT gene encoding glycine cleavage system aminomethyltransferase GcvT, with the protein MTEELKQTPLYQQYVDAGAKIVEFGGWAMPVQFSSIKDEHNAVRTKVGLFDVSHMGEILVEGTQALALAQYVLSNDVELLTDTKAQYTCLCNEKGGVIDDLVVYKLSSEKLLLVVNAANTEKDYEWIKKQAETFDVEVTNVSSQYGQLAIQGPEARRIVQENTDVDVSSMGMFEFKQNVQLFDKNVILSQSGYTGEDGFEIYCKHDDVVDIWQAFLQYDVTPCGLGARDTLRLEAGLPLHGQDLSEDITPYEGGVAFAAKPLIEADFIGKTVLKDHKENGAPRRTIGIRMIDKGIPRTGYPILDAEGQEIGVVTSGTQSPSTGYAIGLGMIQRDAFEMGKEILIQVRKRQVKAQIVKKNQIEK; encoded by the coding sequence ATGACGGAAGAATTAAAACAAACACCACTCTATCAACAATATGTTGATGCAGGTGCAAAAATCGTAGAATTTGGTGGCTGGGCGATGCCAGTTCAATTTTCGAGCATTAAAGATGAACATAATGCAGTTCGTACAAAAGTAGGTTTATTCGACGTCAGTCATATGGGAGAAATCCTCGTTGAAGGTACACAAGCGTTAGCTTTGGCTCAATACGTACTTTCAAACGATGTGGAATTGTTAACAGATACAAAAGCGCAATACACATGTCTTTGTAATGAAAAAGGCGGTGTTATTGATGACCTTGTTGTATACAAATTGAGCAGTGAAAAATTATTGCTTGTTGTAAATGCAGCTAACACAGAAAAAGATTATGAATGGATTAAAAAGCAAGCTGAAACATTTGATGTAGAAGTAACGAATGTTTCATCACAATATGGACAACTTGCCATTCAAGGTCCCGAAGCAAGACGTATTGTCCAAGAAAACACAGACGTTGATGTGAGTAGCATGGGCATGTTTGAATTCAAACAAAATGTTCAGCTCTTCGACAAAAATGTTATCTTATCGCAATCTGGCTATACAGGTGAAGATGGGTTTGAAATTTATTGCAAACATGATGATGTTGTAGATATTTGGCAAGCATTTTTACAATATGATGTTACACCATGCGGTTTGGGCGCACGTGATACATTGCGTTTGGAAGCAGGTTTACCATTACATGGTCAAGATTTATCAGAAGATATCACACCTTATGAAGGTGGCGTTGCTTTTGCAGCCAAACCTTTAATCGAAGCAGATTTCATTGGAAAAACTGTTCTTAAAGACCATAAAGAAAATGGTGCTCCAAGACGCACAATCGGTATTCGTATGATTGATAAGGGGATTCCTCGTACAGGATATCCTATTTTAGATGCAGAAGGTCAAGAAATCGGCGTTGTTACATCTGGTACACAATCACCATCAACAGGTTATGCGATTGGTTTAGGTATGATTCAACGTGATGCTTTTGAAATGGGTAAAGAAATTCTCATTCAAGTGCGTAAACGCCAAGTGAAAGCACAAATCGTCAAGAAAAATCAAATCGAAAAATAA
- the gcvPA gene encoding aminomethyl-transferring glycine dehydrogenase subunit GcvPA, with protein MSHRYIPLTEKDEKEMLETIGVKSIQELFGDVPENVLLDRDLNIADSEPETQLLKRLNQVAHKNITKETHTSFLGAGVYDHYAPSVVDAMISRSEFYTAYTPYQPEISQGELQAIFEFQTMICELTGMDVANSSMYDGMTSFAEACLLAWSKTKKHKIVVSKGLHYQALQVLHTYSKIRDQYEVVEVDLDGTITDLEKLEAAVDEDTAAVAVQYPNFFGSIEDLEKIQSFVEGTKALFIVYANPLSLGLLTPPGEFGADIVVGDTQVFGIPSQFGGPHCGYFATTKKLMRKVPGRLVGQTQDDDGNRGFVLTLQAREQHIRRETATSNICSNQALNALASSIAMSALGKQGLQDIAEQNMENANYAKSQFESAGFEVLEGISYNEFVVKFSHSIADINKQLLTHNIIGGFDLSVIDEKFSNHMLVAVTELRTKAEIDHFVKKAGELNG; from the coding sequence TTGAGTCATCGTTATATTCCATTAACTGAAAAAGATGAAAAAGAAATGTTAGAAACAATCGGTGTTAAATCAATTCAAGAGCTGTTTGGTGACGTTCCTGAAAATGTTTTACTAGACCGAGATTTAAATATTGCAGATTCAGAGCCTGAAACACAATTATTAAAGCGTTTAAACCAAGTGGCTCATAAAAACATTACTAAAGAAACACATACAAGCTTTTTAGGTGCTGGTGTTTATGATCATTATGCACCATCTGTTGTAGATGCAATGATATCACGTTCAGAGTTTTATACGGCCTATACACCATATCAACCTGAAATTTCTCAAGGCGAATTACAAGCTATTTTTGAATTTCAAACAATGATTTGTGAGCTAACGGGTATGGATGTTGCAAACTCTTCAATGTATGATGGTATGACAAGTTTTGCGGAAGCCTGCCTGTTAGCTTGGAGTAAAACAAAAAAACATAAAATTGTTGTATCAAAAGGATTACACTATCAAGCGCTTCAAGTTTTACACACATATTCAAAAATTAGAGACCAATATGAAGTAGTAGAGGTCGATTTGGACGGTACAATTACTGACTTAGAAAAGTTAGAGGCAGCAGTAGATGAAGATACAGCAGCTGTTGCAGTGCAATATCCTAACTTCTTTGGCTCTATCGAAGACTTAGAAAAAATTCAATCATTTGTCGAAGGTACAAAAGCTTTATTTATCGTCTATGCAAATCCATTATCTCTCGGTCTTTTGACGCCTCCGGGTGAGTTTGGTGCAGATATCGTTGTTGGTGATACACAAGTCTTTGGTATCCCATCACAATTTGGTGGACCACATTGTGGTTATTTCGCAACAACTAAAAAATTAATGCGTAAAGTACCAGGACGCCTTGTAGGTCAAACACAGGATGATGATGGAAACCGTGGTTTTGTATTAACTTTACAAGCGCGTGAACAACATATTCGTCGTGAAACAGCAACTTCAAATATTTGTTCTAACCAAGCACTCAACGCACTTGCTTCATCAATTGCAATGTCTGCATTAGGCAAACAAGGTCTTCAAGATATTGCAGAACAAAATATGGAAAACGCGAATTATGCTAAGTCACAATTTGAATCAGCTGGTTTCGAAGTATTAGAAGGTATTTCATATAATGAATTCGTTGTGAAGTTTAGTCATTCTATCGCTGATATTAACAAACAATTATTAACGCACAATATTATCGGTGGTTTTGATTTAAGTGTCATTGATGAAAAGTTTAGCAATCATATGCTTGTAGCAGTAACTGAATTGCGCACAAAAGCAGAGATTGATCATTTTGTGAAGAAAGCAGGTGAACTTAATGGCTAG